The region GTTCTTCCGGTCGGGCTCGTCGTAGAATGGCTCGGGGTGCTGGGGGCGGGTGGACGCAGGGTCAGCTTCGCATTGATCAGGCAGAATGTGGAAACTATATGAAACAGTTCTTACCTGGGACCTTCTCAAATCCTCCCCAGACTGTGAAGAATATGTCCCGATGAAATATGGGGTTTTCTTCTCAGACCCTGAAGGAAAGACGCGGACAGACAGTTAGATGGACCGCACGGGAACCCAAGGGACGCTGTCCTCACACCCGCGGTAACCGATACAAACCTGTGTACTGCTGTTTCTGTAAACCGTCTCCGTAATAGGTGTCGAGTTGCATAGATGACTGGGCCCTCTGATAGCTGGACCCGTGTCCTCTTATTCCGAGCATCGCAGGGGAAGATGTTGCGCTCCCACCTGAGAGAAACCATGCAAAAATGACAACCGAGGCCCTTCCGCTAATCTCACGGTGTCTGGTTCGGTAACAGGGCAACTCTCACCTGATTGGATGACGGGGGACATCTGCAGAGGGCTGGTGGGCAGGGTCGGCTGGGAACGGTAGCGGTCTCGCTCCAGAGTGGAGACGGGGGTGATGAAGTGAGTGTAGTTCCATCCGTCCTGCACATACGACATGTGAAACCGCattgtgcaaaacaaaaaggcagcCGTTGAGTTATTGCAACTGATGATGATTTTGAAGTATAAATCACCAATCAGTGTGATCTGTTGACATCAGTGTGCTGATTTGaattcaatgaaaaatgaaaggctTGTGCTGACCTGTTTGTAGAGGCTCCTCAGTTCCCTGTACTGCCACAGCGTGTTGAGCACCTGAGCTGCTGCCTTCACGACTTTCATTGAGTATCTGTTGCAAAACATGACAACACGGTGCGACAAGATAAACGCTCGAGCGGTGATTATTTCTAACTAAATGTAGGTCAAGGataaatattttctgctgtttcgTACCCCTTCCCTCGTCCTTTGCTGATGTTCACCAGCTTCTCGATGCCTCCGCTGTCGGCTAAAGCTTTGGCGTTTTCCATGTTGCGGCTGGTGACCTCGTGTAACGTGCAGCAGACCGATGCCACCGTGTCGTCCGACAGCGCCGACGGACTGCTGCCGGGCAGTCGATTCACCAGATCCCGCATGGCGTATTTTCCTGCAGGAGATGCACAATGCAGACCTCATTTGACAGGAAGAATTCATATCATACTCATATACATATCCTCGCCttcgggaggggggggggcaggtgtgTGTCATGGTCTAAGAAACATGTTATTGTTTCTTAGTTTTGGGTGGACTTGGTGATGAGTTGATTCTGTGTGTTGTCCAGCAGGGGGTGATGTGTTCTCACTCTGTCAGGGTGGGAGTCTGATGTGAAGGGACTTCTGTCAAACTGTGGCCTCTTTGGATCTGTTGATGCTCCTGACTGAAGTGTAAAGTTGATCTTTTCGCAGTTTCTCAGCCAGACTGGGATCAATATGTGAActctgcgtctgtgtgtgtgtgtacctatCAGCTCCTTGTTGCGGCCGTCCAGTGCCATGTTGCGGAGTGCTGTGGCGACGGAGCAGACGACCCTGTCGTTGTCCATCCTCAGCAGCTCCACCAGGATGGGCAGACCTTTCTCCTTACGGACCGCCGCTCGGATATAGGCTGAAAACTGCACACGTACGCGCTCTTAGTAAGATTCTTACTGCAAGTGCTTATTCGATGcgtgaatgaatgtgaatgcaTTTGACAAATTTGAGTGGATGTTGCAAAACTTTGTGTCAAAATGTCAAGTTATAGAAAAACCTTTTGCCTTTCCTGTAGGTCTCTATGTATCATCATCCTATTTGAGATGAGTCCCACCTTCCAGTTCCCGGCTGAGAGGTTTTGCAGCGACCCGGCGGCACCCTCCAGGGTGGCGGGGTTGGAGCTCTCAGCCAGCAGGTTGAGGTATGGCTTCACCACCGTTGGGTgccacagcagctctgctcctcTCAGAGGCTGGGAGAAGCCAGGGATCGGCCCCGTGTCGTCCCACTGCGTAAAATGTCATCAGATGCTATTGTTCTTTGATCCAACTTTAGGTCACATTTGCATTACTGACTGTGTCCCTTTGGGACAGACGTAATTATGTGTATGAATTTAGCGAGCGTTCTCGGGAACACTAGGCGCGTTTCGTTCGTACCTTGTCGTCGGGCCAgccccccctcttcctcccacgCCGCCTCTTCCCCCAGCAGAGGTAGTCCAGCTCCTTAGATGGAAAAGAGAATCCCAGCAGGGTGTCCAGCTCCTGGTTGCTGAGGAGGCGAGAGGAGGGCATCTCCACCTCCAGCCGGTAGGAAAGGTTCCTCAGGGTGCACACGCTGTTCTCCACGATCTGAGGGGACAAACACAACACGGCATCATCACTGAGGTAACTGAGGGTGGCAgtagaggaaagaaaatagTCCCCACAATCAGCAGAATTGGCCTCATCCCACATTACAAGTCATCGAAAAGACTTGTCACAGCCAGATATCCGAGAGGAGAATTGTTAAAATCCTATCACAAACCGTTTTTTCAAATCACAAATCCCTTCGTAACCCGACACCTTTGATTTCTGCTGTGGCATTTAAATAGTGGTGGAGGATGTGTTTTAATAACCTGCTACCACAAAAGGCTGTGTTTgttagtgagtgtgtgtttttgcagcacCTTGCTGTCGTAGTCGGAGGTGTTGACGCAGGCTTTGAGGACGTGGAGCAGTGAGTCAACCAGACCCTCACAGCAACGCAGCTGACTTCTTGCCTCCTCCCCTGCTGAGCTCAGgttcctctcacacacacacacacacacagagacacacacagacacagccagacacacagatgtgagATGCAGTGTGTGGATTCCCCCACAGGGTGGCTTTTAAACCTGCCTGGATACAGTAAAGGAGGAGGCTTCTCCTCCAATAGCAGCCTTCAGATGCTGCTTATGGTGAGCTGACACGAGAAGACTGCACAACAGCACAGAGCTCCCACAATGCATTTCTATACTGTCAATCTATAGCCTATAGAGCACACAGAGATGCTTGAAGCTGGTGTGTACGGAGATGTTCAGCTTCTTTGCTCATGCCGCATTCAAGTCGCCTGGAACATACATTTCGGTCAACTGAGCGAAAATGATTTGGCACCTGCTTGGGTCATTTCATCATTTCGGACTTTCTCTGAGCAAAATGCGCCTCACGTTTGCCGCTTTGCCACTTTTAAATGTGAGAATTTGTGTACTTGGGCTGACTGATTCCTTTTCTAGGTCTGTGGGATATTACAATATATACCGTCATTTTAGGTTAACTCGGCTAATGTAACTGCATTATAGGAACATTAGCTGAACTAATCCGGGGGAACCGGAACTAAATTGTGTGGATTTGGTTTGGATTTAAAAAGCCTTACACCGACCTAATATTTTCGATCACTTAAAGACAattaagttgtttttaaatttttaaatggTATTTGatatctgtgttttatttgttttttaggGCGTTTTAATTGTATTGTCTtttcatatataaaatatgtgttttatgaataaaaggagaaaagacaactataattttaagaaaaaatactcCATCAGCATataaatttttttccacagtgctgtgtgaaccccccccccccttgcaaCCTTAATCTAACCACAGATTGAACACAAATTCAGTTCATCTACTTTCATGCTCCTGTGTTTTTGGTCATGTTGCAATAAAGCCTTCATCCTGAGTTTTGACTTTTAAGACAAAGATATCACTTTGTTGCTATTTGATATGCTGCAGGCTTCATCCCTGCATAAAATCTCCATTTCAGCCTCTTCGCTGATGGATTATCAAACAGCGAATATGTGCTGTGGTTTTACAGAGTCGTTCAAATGAACAGCAGACAAATAAAGAGCAGCAAAGAAGGCCGATAAATCCAAAAGCCATCCTTATGTTTCAAAGTGAGAATCGATTTAACGAGCTAACGGCACGCCTGCTAACTCAACGGACTTGGGAGGCAGAAGACTTTGTTGAATCTGTTCTCATCAAGGAATGAAAATGGATGTGTGTCATTTTGGGGACAGGTCTGACTGCATAAATGTGACAAAGGTGTGGGCTACTGCATAAACGTGCTCATCAAAGCGATTATTTTCTTCGATAAATAACTAGAAAAGGGGCAGCTCTGCCAACTGGAGAGTTCTTCACACTAAAAACTCATCAGTGAGGGGTCAGCTGGATTTGTCCCTCACCTCAGGCAGCCGGTGGTGTTACGCAGCAGCAGGGAGGACTGGAACTTGACTTTGTGCTCCTCACGGTGCGACATGCTACTCCAGCCCGAGTGGGGGATGACGATGGTGTTGGTCAGCGTGGACAGAGCGTCACGGATGATGGTCATCTTCACTGCGTCGCACGAGGAGAGATTCCACAGGACGCCTGTGGGTGACAGGAAGGAAACGCTATGTTTCTGTGTGGTGACATTGATCATTTCTTTGAGACAATTtaggaaataaaatgatttgttgAGTAAAAAGATTAGAAAAAGGGGGAAACGGCTAACTTGGCTCTGTCCAAAAACcttctctgcagcttctcacAAATACTCTCCACCTTATTTGAATTACAGCTACGGCAACAATTCCATCCGTTGGAAAACAGACATATTCTATAACACAACACTAACACTAAACGAGTAACGATTGTGTTTATTCCTTCACTTCGCAAACGTGTTTTGTTAATGACAGCATATGGCAACGGCGGAAAACACTCTTTCCTTTAAATATCTCGTCTTTTATCAACAGTGAAAACCAAACTATAAAACGGTATGGAAGTGGTGACCCTTGCGTGTGGCTGCAAAATCCAGGCATGAAATAGCAGCCTGTTGTGCCAAATACCATACCATTATCTTTGAAAATATCTATATTTGCAGGTATATTTCTGAGCGTGGGACTTTAGGACGTGATGAGGCAGACCAAGTTCAGCTTTATTAGTCCAAATCCTGTCTCGGGCTGTGAAAACAGAGGAACGGAATCAGGCCTCTCCACTGCATTTCACTGGACAAGCTGAGACGTCTTGCAGCTTCCTATCTCCTGGTATTAAACAGTATGTGCCGCGTGGCTGCAGAGCTGTCAGAAGCCTTCCTGTTTCCAAAGCACATTATCTTAGCATCTGTCCCGAGGACTGTGCTGAGATCTGTTCTGTCAACACTGCGCGCTGAGTGTTTAAGCCACAGCCAGTCTCACCTCCCACGGAACAGCCGATACGCAGATTAATACGCTTCCAGCGAGTCGGACGGTGATGCCAGCGGGCTGGCCGGCTGGCCGGGACGCAAACAAATCTCGCAGGTAGGCAAACGCCTACAGTTTCTCCATGCATTAttgttggattttttattttttttttggataaagTGCTGTTACAGTCATAAAAAGACGCCCCTGGCCTAAAAGAAAACTACCCTCCACATATTCTATGATTTCTAGAACTGTTTTGGTACGAATGTGCCGCTGCAAACTCTATCTGCTTTTCATTGACTGAATTCTCTTTAGATGGACGACAGCTTCGTAGTGGAACAGAAAGATTTGTGGTGGCTTACCGGTGACCAGCTCGCGAACTTCATTGTCAGTCGTTTTCCTGAGGAGGCGCAGGAGGGCGGGCACACCTCCGCAGTTCCTCAGTGCCACCTTGTTGTTGTCGGTGGCCTTGCCGTACACCAAGTTCCTCAGG is a window of Echeneis naucrates chromosome 2, fEcheNa1.1, whole genome shotgun sequence DNA encoding:
- the LOC115050957 gene encoding plakophilin-4-like isoform X5, yielding MTDASAGGESQGGAMEASGRHLDAEEGLYLPEPDRASLHDSSGGHSAQMTSYSDSGYQDSSISYYSNQNVVRSEPRASISRSPRAEGQASGQASSRMLRRMASLPSRSQSPGCGTAGTVSPSRISLRTSQGSTYDSPILSEPKPLAAVFPGTTMPPSCPSPTSPTNGTQALGGGVGSGLGGGGVGRLGSTLSLVEGRGLTGSPLRSGMTAVPQHYGSTLPRQSQPLAYGADPYGLYQRSALPRPDSLIGLHSSYVGHAGQIDPELRAALSPDCHMTPVFDERSFHSPLYHSPTHDPQGSLYRPNTAMGTLPRTTSHCGTLPYQRSSYGLSSAALYVDSYRVSGEPVFSHRHSGLVDRVVTRTPSIESIHKDPREFAWRDPELPEVIHMLQHHFPSVQANAAAYLQHLCYGDNRVKVEVCHLGGIQHLVDLLDHKMAEVQKSACGALRNLVYGKATDNNKVALRNCGGVPALLRLLRKTTDNEVRELVTGVLWNLSSCDAVKMTIIRDALSTLTNTIVIPHSGWSSMSHREEHKVKFQSSLLLRNTTGCLRNLSSAGEEARSQLRCCEGLVDSLLHVLKACVNTSDYDSKIVENSVCTLRNLSYRLEVEMPSSRLLSNQELDTLLGFSFPSKELDYLCWGKRRRGRKRGGWPDDKWDDTGPIPGFSQPLRGAELLWHPTVVKPYLNLLAESSNPATLEGAAGSLQNLSAGNWKVGLISNRMMIHRDLQERQKFSAYIRAAVRKEKGLPILVELLRMDNDRVVCSVATALRNMALDGRNKELIGKYAMRDLVNRLPGSSPSALSDDTVASVCCTLHEVTSRNMENAKALADSGGIEKLVNISKGRGKGYSMKVVKAAAQVLNTLWQYRELRSLYKQDGWNYTHFITPVSTLERDRYRSQPTLPTSPLQMSPVIQSGGSATSSPAMLGIRGHGSSYQRAQSSMQLDTYYGDGLQKQQYTGSEKKTPYFIGTYSSQSGEDLRRSQHPEPFYDEPDRKNHNSYRPYLSSPQGFGEEPYEDEAVHLTPSSPDGYASRSLQFKANTNYVDFYSTTRRPSNRANKFTGSPDSWV
- the LOC115050957 gene encoding plakophilin-4-like isoform X4, which codes for MTDASAGGESQGGAMEASGRHLDAEEGLYLPEPDRASLHDSEGSGGHSAQMTSYSDSGYQDSSISYYSNQNVVRSEPRASISRSPRAEGQASGQASSRMLRRMASLPSRSQSPGCGTAGTVSPSRISLRTSQGSTYDSPILSEPKPLAAVFPGTTMPPSCPSPTSPTNGTQALGGGVGSGLGGGGVGRLGSTLSLVEGRGLTGSPLRSGMTAVPQHYGSTLPRQSQPLAYGADPYGLYQRSALPRPDSLIGLHSSYVGHAGQIDPELRAALSPDCHMTPVFDERSFHSPLYHSPTHDPQGSLYRPNTAMGTLPRTTSHCGTLPYQRSSYGLSSAALYVDSYRVSGEPVFSHRHSGLVDRVVTRTPSIESIHKDPREFAWRDPELPEVIHMLQHHFPSVQANAAAYLQHLCYGDNRVKVEVCHLGGIQHLVDLLDHKMAEVQKSACGALRNLVYGKATDNNKVALRNCGGVPALLRLLRKTTDNEVRELVTGVLWNLSSCDAVKMTIIRDALSTLTNTIVIPHSGWSSMSHREEHKVKFQSSLLLRNTTGCLRNLSSAGEEARSQLRCCEGLVDSLLHVLKACVNTSDYDSKIVENSVCTLRNLSYRLEVEMPSSRLLSNQELDTLLGFSFPSKELDYLCWGKRRRGRKRGGWPDDKWDDTGPIPGFSQPLRGAELLWHPTVVKPYLNLLAESSNPATLEGAAGSLQNLSAGNWKVGLISNRMMIHRDLQERQKFSAYIRAAVRKEKGLPILVELLRMDNDRVVCSVATALRNMALDGRNKELIGKYAMRDLVNRLPGSSPSALSDDTVASVCCTLHEVTSRNMENAKALADSGGIEKLVNISKGRGKGYSMKVVKAAAQVLNTLWQYRELRSLYKQDGWNYTHFITPVSTLERDRYRSQPTLPTSPLQMSPVIQSGGSATSSPAMLGIRGHGSSYQRAQSSMQLDTYYGDGLQKQQYTGSEKKTPYFIGTYSSQSGEDLRRSQHPEPFYDEPDRKNHNSYRPYLSSPQGFGEEPYEDEAVHLTPSSPDGYASRSLQFKANTNYVDFYSTTRRPSNRANKFTGSPDSWV